The following DNA comes from Paenibacillus crassostreae.
GATGATTGTTCTAGCAACTGATATCCAGAATGCATTTAGAACAGTACCTGTGATGAATACGGCTCGATAGTTCTGTAACGTCCAAGATCTAGGCCATAAATAGATGCCTCCACGAACTGTATCAACCCCAGAATTAAATGATACTGCAAGGGTGTTTAAGAACGGGTACAGGGTTACAACCGCTAATATAATCATAAATACCGTATTCAGTGTATGGAAAATAACCGGCTCTAGGCTACCAGAATTATTAGATTTTCTTAGCATAACATTAGACCTCCTCAGATCAATCTCTCTTCGCCAAGACGTTTGGCGATTGAATTCGCAGCAAAGATGAGGGTGATACTGACGATGGTCTTAAATATTCCGGCTGCTGTGGCAAGTGAATAGTTACCTATTCGAAGTCCATATTTCAGTACGAAAATATCAATCGTTTCTGACCAATCGACGACGAGACCATTACCTAATAAATATTGAACTTCAAATCCAGCTTCTAGAATCCAGCCTAAGTTCATAATTAATAGAATGACAATAATGGACTTAATACCTGGCAACGTAATATGTAACATTTTCTGGTAACGATTCGCCCCATCAATATCTGCTGCTTCATAAAGTTCTGGACTAATCGACGTAATAGCAGCAAGATAAATGATCGCATTCCAACCCACTTCCTTCCAGACGTGAGATGATGCGACAATACCCCAGAAATATTTCCCTTCATTTAACCACATAATTGGACTATCTACAAAACCTAACTTCATTAATAAGACATTCA
Coding sequences within:
- a CDS encoding ABC transporter permease translates to MSEIDIPVSNPNEVSKKSTLISPKKKGWRVIRDQKQLMFMSVPVILYIILFSYIPIWGWSMAFQDFKPAKAFTEQTWVGFKHFSFLFTDETFLRVLRNTLAMSMINMALGFVTAIVFAILLNEIKSKFFKKTVQTVSYLPHFLSWIIVTGLVANSLAIEDGIVNVLLMKLGFVDSPIMWLNEGKYFWGIVASSHVWKEVGWNAIIYLAAITSISPELYEAADIDGANRYQKMLHITLPGIKSIIVILLIMNLGWILEAGFEVQYLLGNGLVVDWSETIDIFVLKYGLRIGNYSLATAAGIFKTIVSITLIFAANSIAKRLGEERLI